The Apium graveolens cultivar Ventura chromosome 11, ASM990537v1, whole genome shotgun sequence genome has a window encoding:
- the LOC141697915 gene encoding zinc finger CCCH domain-containing protein 66-like encodes MRVGKFQGQERGGGESLILLELAADDDLIGFRKMVEEENLDVDGFGLWYGRRVGLKKIGLEERTPLMVASMFGSKRVVMYILETGNVDINKACGSDAATALHCAVVGGSANVVEVVKLLLDASADVNCIDAEQNMPSDLIIPLVSPLFDSNRKMLELMLNGCAGFDEACSFSDKMDRKVSSPFASSNGTQRKDNPVDLVLPDIKNGIYGSDEFRMYTFKIKPCSRPYSHDWTECPFAHPNENAKRRDPRTFHYSCVPCPDFRKGTCLQGDACEYAHGIFECWLHPSQYRTRWCKDEIGCSRKVCFFAHKREELRPSYFSTGSGVHLPRSFSAATSSDFSKMSSLTLASPSVMIPPSSSLMTSSRQSSPMGSMWSNQCNFVHPNPGLSGSRLRTTSSARAVDLKAGLRDKEIHRCHQQHLLDKLHGLSSLTACKNPFLNSAAFAASQGYNNRKPNGFKGLNPTNLDDLQGQSLEARTTRLQSSTGMAMDRSMNQQLSSSYPSSSSLSSSAARTSHAFGNDPALDATSISLATARSSAFAQGSRSFIDRNTMTHHSASFGLRRSSSSFGNPAALTPSCSSK; translated from the coding sequence ATGAGGGTTGGTAAATTTCAAGGACAGGAAAGGGGTGGGGgtgaatctttgattttgcttgaaTTAGCTGCTGATGATGACTTGATTGGCTTTAGAAAGATGGTGGAAGAAGAAAATCTTGATGTTGATGGGTTCGGACTTTGGTATGGAAGAAGAGTAGGCTTGAAGAAAATAGGCCTTGAGGAGAGGACGCCGCTTATGGTAGCTTCTATGTTTGGTAGCAAACGTGTAGTGATGTATATACTTGAAACAGGTAATGTTGATATTAATAAAGCTTGTGGTTCTGATGCCGCTACTGCCCTTCACTGTGCTGTTGTTGGTGGATCAGCTAATGTGGTTGAGGTTGTTAAGCTCTTGCTTGATGCATCTGCAGATGTGAACTGTATAGATGCAGAGCAAAATATGCCATCTGACCTGATTATACCCCTTGTGAGCCCTTTGTTTGATTCTAATAGGAAGATGTTGGAGCTCATGTTAAATGGCTGCGCTGGTTTTGATGAAGCTTGTAGTTTCAGTGATAAGATGGATCGGAAAGTTTCATCACCATTTGCCTCAAGTAATGGTACTCAAAGAAAAGATAATCCAGTTGACCTTGTGCTTCCAGACATAAAGAATGGGATATACGGGTCAGATGAGTTCAGAATGTATACTTTCAAGATAAAGCCTTGCTCAAGACCATATTCTCATGACTGGACAGAGTGTCCTTTTGCCCACCCTAATGAAAATGCGAAGAGGCGTGATCCACGCACGTTCCATTATAGTTGTGTTCCTTGCCCTGACTTCCGAAAGGGCACTTGCCTCCAGGGAGATGCTTGTGAATATGCACATGGAATTTTTGAGTGCTGGCTTCATCCTTCCCAGTATCGTACCCGTTGGTGCAAGGATGAGATAGGCTGTAGCCGTAAAGTTTGCTTCTTTGCTCACAAACGAGAAGAGCTTCGACCTTCATATTTCTCCACCGGTTCAGGTGTGCATTTACCTAGATCATTCTCAGCCGCTACATCCTCAGATTTTTCGAAAATGAGCTCACTTACCCTTGCTTCACCATCTGTTATGATTCCCCCTTCATCTTCTCTAATGACCTCTTCCAGACAATCTAGTCCAATGGGATCAATGTGGTCAAACCAGTGTAACTTTGTCCACCCGAACCCCGGCCTCTCTGGCAGTAGATTGAGAACTACTTCAAGTGCTCGGGCTGTGGACTTGAAAGCTGGACTTCGTGATAAAGAGATTCATCGTTGTCATCAACAACATTTGTTGGATAAACTACATGGTCTCTCTTCTTTAACCGCTTGCAAGAATCCCTTCTTGAATTCTGCAGCTTTTGCCGCTTCCCAGGGTTATAATAATAGGAAGCCTAACGGATTTAAAGGATTGAATCCTACTAACCTGGATGACTTACAGGGACAATCACTTGAAGCGAGGACAACCCGGTTACAGTCTTCTACTGGGATGGCCATGGACCGTAGCATGAACCAGCAACTCAGCTCTAGCTATCCATCCAGCTCCAGCCTCTCATCATCAGCTGCGAGGACATCACATGCGTTTGGAAATGACCCGGCTCTGGATGCTACTTCAATTTCTTTAGCTACTGCGAGATCTTCTGCATTTGCACAAGGGAGCCGCAGCTTTATCGATCGGAACACCATGACCCATCATTCTGCTTCATTTGGGTTGCGGAGAAGTAGTAGCAGCTTTGGAAATCCTGCTGCCTTGACCCCCTCCTGTTCTAGTAAGTAA
- the LOC141695967 gene encoding glucan endo-1,3-beta-glucosidase 6-like, whose protein sequence is MSQNVFGTNQIKVSIPEAPDILKSDIKRLSQADFNDNVRQRILSILNILNSSGAPNAVNISPHKFVLQNGFPLEFAFFDNNSTFSIKDRQNLYTNVFDFAYDSCVLALRKYGFNMRITATQICWPTDGHVYANVSGAERFYVGFFKKIANDEGTPLHRRVPIEAYSYNQNNAHSKDMSMYTSSIRHYGIYDFKGQPKFSLDLTVKGRKDAKLVPAKGVVSMPPVTKKAIIFLELIKIGKKK, encoded by the coding sequence ATGTCACAGAATGTATTCGGTACTAACCAAATCAAAGTAAGCATTCCTGAAGCTCCAGATATTCTTAAATCCGATATCAAAAGACTATCCCAGGCTGATTTCAACGACAACGTGAGGCAGCGAATCCTCAGCATACTCAATATACTAAATTCATCAGGTGCCCCTAATGCAGTGAACATAAGTCCTCATAAATTTGTTTTGCAGAATGGTTTTCCTCTTGAATTTGCTTTCTTCGACAACAATAGCACCTTTAGCATTAAAGATAGACAAAATCTCTATACCAATGTATTTGATTTTGCATATGATTCATGCGTTTTGGCTCTAAGAAAATATGGATTTAACATGAGGATTACTGCGACTCAGATCTGTTGGCCGACAGATGGACATGTCTATGCTAATGTCTCCGGTGCAGAAAGATTTTATGTTGGTTTTTTCAAGAAAATTGCTAATGACGAAGGTACTCCACTTCATCGCAGAGTACCAATTGAAGCCTACAGTTATAATCAAAACAACGCACACTCAAAAGATATGAGCATGTACACTTCCTCCATTCGGCATTATGGAATCTATGATTTCAAAGGACAGCCGAAGTTTTCTTTGGACTTAACCGTGAAAGGTCGAAAAGATGCAAAGCTGGTACCTGCAAAGGGTGTGGTATCGATGCCCCCGGTAACAAAAAAAGCGATAATTTTTCTCGAATTAATAAAAATCGGTAAGAAAAAATGA